Proteins found in one Leguminivora glycinivorella isolate SPB_JAAS2020 chromosome 4, LegGlyc_1.1, whole genome shotgun sequence genomic segment:
- the LOC125225613 gene encoding uncharacterized protein LOC125225613, which produces MVKLIAVILVFTVFGIVLSKPLEDTKDVEQKVPRLWKRYINSALASGFYNDGISRIRTRRNVAEDCEKLELCRLHARSSRNFLSAFELYFVNKENARLWDHQTHTIADCDRRFAHCFGSEPQRSQQKQFRDRADYDSYREFSDDY; this is translated from the exons atggttAAATTAATAGCTGTTATTTTGGTTTTCACCGTGTTCGGTATTGTTTTAAGCAAGCCTTTGGAAGACACGAAGGATGTCG aACAAAAGGTACCCCGGCTGTGGAAGAGATATATCAACTCTGCTTTAGCATCAGGCTTCTACAATGATGGCATATCTAGGATAAGAACTAGGAGAAA CGTAGCGGAAGACTGCGAGAAGTTAGAACTGTGTAGACTGCACGCGAGATCTTCTAGAAACTTCTTATCAGCGTTCGAGCTCTACTTCGTCAA taaagagAACGCGCGTCTCTGGGACCACCAGACGCACACAATAGCCGATTGCGACCGTCGGTTCGCACACTGCTTCGGCTCGGAGCCCCAACGGTCGCAACAGAAGCAATTCAGGGACAGAGCTGACTATGATAGTTATAGGGAGTTTAGTGATGACTATTAA